CACGACGACGGTCAGCAGGAGTTGCACCGCGACCCGGCCGAAGTCCCCGAGGAGCACCGCGACGATGCCGACCAGGCCGGCAGCGACGACGGCACCGATGATCGTCCGGAACACCAGTGGACGGACCCTCGCCCACCGTGGGTCGATCGTGCCCGTCACCACATCCGTGCTCGCCATGCGCGCCCTCCCTCACGTCGATGTCCCCGAACACTAGCGGCGCTCGACCGTCCGCACAGCACCGTGAACGGGGGCCGCTCGGAGTCAACACGCCCAGGCCGGCGACCGGCACTCGGCGCCGTCAGATCTCCCAGTCCGACGAGTACGTCCGGCCCTGCAACAGGTGCGCGAGCTCGACGTGCACGTCCATGGTCTTGTCCATCCGCTCGGACCGGTCCGGGCGCAGCTGCTCGCCCTCCCAGTCGCGCTCCGAGAAGTACGCGGTGTACGGGTTGACGACGCACTTGAAGTCGAGCATCAGGGACTGCGCGAGCGCCCCGGTCGCCATCGTGCTGTGCGGGAGACCCGCTGCGCAGACGAAGGTGACGACCTTGTCGAACCAGGCCGCGCGCCGTCCGTTGCCCGTCGCGCCGGTGGCTTCCACGAGCGCCTTCACCGTCGACGAGGGCGCCCAGTTGTAGATCGGGAACGCCAGGACGATGCCGTCCGCATCGCTGATCGCCCGGTGCAGCTCCTCGAACGCTCGTGTGCCGAACACTCGGTCGTTGTCGAACGCTCCGAGCCCGGCATCGACGAGGTCGATGACACCGCCCCGGTGTCCTGCGCTCCGGAGGCGCTCTGCGGCACGGTCGGCAAGACGGCGGCTGACGCTCGCGGGATCGAGGCTGCACGAGACGACGGGCAGGTTCAGCGACTCCACCCGCAGCACGCTACCGGAGCGGCCGTGCGAGGATCGGAGCCGTGGGGGAAACGAGAGTGTTGCCAGCGGACGTGCCCGAGGTCGCGGAACTCGAAGCGCAGGGGTGGAGCGTCACCGCCCGGTCGTTCGGCGCCCAGCTCGACGCCGACCGGATCGACCGGCAGCAGCTGCAGTCGCTCGTGGACCGCACCGCCGACATCGGTGCGACGCGGCCGCTCGGTCATGACGACGTCGACGCGGTCCTGCGGCTCGACGCGCTGACGGCCCACGACTACCCCGGCGGAGTCGCGACCCAGCACGAGCCGCTCGACCGCGGGGCAGCGACCCCGACGACGTCGAGGCCCGCGTTCGGCACGGTCACGCCGGACGGCGAACTCGTCGCGATGACGTTCGTCGACACGGACGGGCCCCACGCCGAGACCCACTTCACGGTCGTGCACCCCGGACTACGCGGCCGCGGGCTCGGACAGGCGGTCAAGGCTGCGTCGGTGCTCGCGTTGGCGGACGCGGGCACCACCCGGTTCCGCACCGGCGGTTCCGCGGAGAACACCGCGATCACGGCGGCGAACGCCGCCCTCGGCTACGTCCGCGACGAGGAGTGGGTGACGCTCGAGCCGCGCCCGCGGTGAGGACGTGCGCACCGTCGGACGGGAGGCGCGGGTCGGGCCCGCACCGCACCTCCCGTCCGTCAGACCAGCCGCTGGGTGATGCTGCCGACCGGTCCGTCGAGCACGGCCTCGTCCTGGTCCAGCTCAGCTCCGCGACGACGCGTTCGGTTCCCAGAACTGGAGCCGGTTGCCGAACGGGTCGATGACGAGCATCGTCCGTCCCCAATCGTTGGAGTCCAGGCCGGGCCGGGATCGCGGGTGCCGCTGCGCGAGCAGGACGTCCCGGTAGGCGGCGACGTCGTCCACGACGAGCATGACGGCCCCTCCCGGTGTGGCGTCACCGTGGTGCTCGGTCAGGTGCAGCACCTTGCCGTCGAGCGACACCTGCGCGTACACGGGCAGGTCCGGTTCGAACCGGTGTTGCCATTCCCACTCGAACCCGAGGTAGTCGCAGTAGAAGGCTCGGGCGACCGCGTGGTCGAACACCCGCAACACCGGGATGACCCTCGGCGCGCTGCGCTTCTCCGGGTCCTGCCGGTGGTGCAACGCGGCCAGTGTGTTCCAGTCACGGAGGCCTGCTGCGTGGGCGGCTGCTTCGAGCACCTTCGAGTGCGGGATGTCAGTACCGGTGCTGAGCTCGCGGGCGAGTCGCTTGGCTTCTTCGATCGTGATCACGATGTTCCAATCGCGCGATGGGGCCTGGTTCCTGCGTTGCCAGGGATCGCGGAAGGATCGAGATCGACCGGAAGAGGATCGTTCGTCGGTGTTCACCGGATGCAGGGGCTGGCCACCGGAGCCGACGTCAGCCTACCTCCGGGCGTGCTACCGGTCGAGGGTCGCGGAGCGCACGGCGCTCCGGTCGTCCGGTCGGCGTGCGCACCGACGGACGGGAGGCGCGGGTCGGGCCCGCACCGCGCCTCCCGTCCGTCAGACCAGCCGCTGGGTGATGCTGCCGACCGGTCCGTCGAGCACGACGTCGGCGAGCGCGCCGTTCACCAGCGGCATCTGCGGCGGCTGGTGGCCGGTGTCGAAGTCGAGCACCACGGGGATGCCGAGGTCGCCGAGTGCGTGCCGGACGGCCTCGTCCTGGTCCAGCTGGGGAACCGCCGCTCCCTCGGTGCGCCCGATGAGGACGCCGTTCGCGTCGTCGAACCAGCCGGCGAGCCGCAGCGACGTGAGCATCCGGAGCGCGGTGACCGCGTTCGACTCCGCGACCTCGAGGTACACGATCGTTCCCTCCGGCGCGTGCCGCCGGGCGAAGCCGGAGACGTCGCCGTAGGAGGTTCCGGCGAGTAGTGACACGGTCTCGAGGCACCCGCCGATGAGGCGTCCGCGGATCGCGACCTGGGACGCGCCGTCGAGGGCGCGCCAGCGGGTCGGGGTGTCGTAGGCGCCGTCGCGGTCGAGGACCTCGTCGGCCCAGGCGCCCCACGGGCGGCTGCGACGACGCGGGGCACTGCGTTGGGCGACCGTGCCGCCCGGTGGGAGCGCTGCGACGTCGGTCCACCGGGCGAACTCGGCGGGGAGCTCGTACGGCTCGTCCATCAGGTTCGCACCGTGCAGGGTCGCGAGGCCCGTCATCGTCGTGAGCGGGAGGAGCAGGGTCGAGATGTCCGACCAGCCGGCGAACCAGGCGCGGGAGAAGGCGAGGGCGTGCCAGTCGACCGACCCGACGAGTTCGATCGCGAGTTCACCGCCCCACGGCGGGAGGACGACGTCGGCGCTCCGGAACGCGTCGTGCAGGTCGGCGACGCGTTCGGTGACGCTGGCCGGGACGAGCCCCGGGGTGGTGGCGTGCGGCCGCACGTGCACGCTGAGTCCGCGAGCCGTCAGGGCGTCCGCACCGTCCTGCAGTCGGCCGCGCAGGTGCTCGGGGACGCCCATCGACGGCGCGGGGACCTCGACGTGCCCGCCGGCGACCAGCGGCCTCGGGTAGGTGATGCCCGCCATGCTCAGGCGGGGGCCATCCGACCGGCGCCGACCGGCAGCGGTCCGGCGCGGTACACGAGCGACACGTCGGTCGCGGTCACCGTCCTGGTGGCTGCGCCGAAGCGCCACACGCGGTTGTAGAGGTAGACGCCGATCTCCGTGCCGCCGTCGTCCGGGACCGCCCACGTGCCGGTCCCCCACTGCGCCGGGTGCCCGACGCCGTCGATCGTCACAGTCGGTCGGGCGAACCAGGTGAGCATCGGGCGGGTGATCTCGAGTTCCACGCGACGCTTGGTCGTGCCGGACGGCTGTGTCGTTTCCACCGTCGCAGGATACGGGGCCGCCGCGTGCGACTCAGCCGTCGCGCATGTGCGCCGCGATCGCCGCGCGGTCGGCGGGGTCGAGCGGCGCCACCGGGTACCGACTCGTGTCCTCGCGGAACTCGTACCCGTCCCCGGAGGCGCGCGGGATGACGTGCAGGTGTGCGTGGGGGACGCCCTGGTCGGCCGCGGAGCCGTTCGACATCACCAGGTTCGTCCCCTCGACGGCCGCGCCGAGCACCTGGCGCAGTGCACGGTCGGCGCGCTGGGCGACGAGGGCGAGCTCGGTGACCTCGCAGGTGTCGAGCGCGGCGAGGTCGGTCGCGTGCCGGAGCGGCAGCACGAGCAGGTGCCCCGGGTTGATCGGGTGCCGGTCGAGGACCGCGACGACGAGCTCGCCGCGGACGACGACCTCGAAGGAGTCGGCCGCGAGGGCGGCGCAGAAGTCGCAGTCGTGGTCGTCGGTCATGCCCTCGACCGTACCGGGACGGATCGCGGTCGCCGGTTCCCGGACCGGCACACCGTCGAGGGGTGTAGGCCAGGAAGCACCTTGCAGGGAAGGTCGGTGGTCGCCGTGGACACCATGTCAGGGAACCGTGCTCCGCATCGACGGTTGCGGACGGCCGTCGCGGTCCTCGGCGCCGTCGCGCTCGCAGCGGGGATCGCGGCCTTGCTGCTCCCGCACGCGACGCTCGTCGCCGTGGTCTGGGTGTTCGGCATCTACTTCGTCGTCGCCGGGGGCACGCTCCTCGTGCGCGCCGTCCCGGGCGGGGCGCCGGTCTGGCGACGCGTCGCACTCGTCGTCGTCGGCGCGCTCGTCGTCGTCGCGGGGGTCTTAGCCATCGTGCACCCGCCCGTCGGCGCTCGGTGGCTGGCCTTCGCCATCGGGTTCGCGTGGCTGCTCGAGGGCATCACCCTGCTCTACGCGCCGGACACCGGCCACCGAGCGCTCACGGTCGTCGCGGCCGCACTGAGCTTCGTGAGCGGACTCGTCCTCATCACGCTGCCGGCACTCGGCGCGGTGTTCGTCGTCGCGGTGGTCGGCGGCGTCCTCATCGTCTCCGGCGTCGTCCAGCTCGTCATCGCCACCACGTGGGGGAAGACCCCCGGCACGAGGATCACCGAGAACGCACGGAACACCGGGAACACAGGGAGCACGGGCACATGAGCACAGCAGCCATCGGACGCATCGTCGTCGGGTACGACGGATCGGAGCCGGCCGACGCCGCGCTCGAGCGCAGCCTCGGCCTCGCCGCACGACTCGGCAGCCCGGTCGAGGTCGTGACGTCCTGGCGGTGGCCGATCACCTGGAGCACCCTGCCGGTCGCGAACAGCTGGTCACCGCTGCACGACGCCGAGGAGATCCGGCAGCAGGCCGTCGACCTCGTCGAGCGACACGGCCCGCTCCCCGTCGAGGTCACGACCCGCTCGGCGGAGGGCGGTACGCCGGAGGTGCTCCTCGACGCCGCGTCCGACGCCGGGCTGCTCGTCGTCGGCAGCCGCGGACGCGGTGGGTTCCGGGGGTTGCTGCTCGGTTCGGTGAGCGCTGCCTGCATCCAGCACGCGACGTGCCCCGTGCTCGTGGACCGGGGGCGAGCGGCGACCGGGACGGACGGCAGCGGTGCGTCCGGTGCCGGTGGGGCCGTCGTGGTGGGCGTCGACGGCTCCCCCGAGTCCGGGCGCGCCCTGCGGTTCGCGATCACCCTCGCCCGCGGCCTCGGGCTCCCCGTCCGGACGATCACGACGTGGCAGTGGCCGGAGGCCCTCAACCGCGACGAACCCCCGTTCGACCACTGGTCCCCCGAGCAGGACGCCCTCGCGACCGCCTCCCCCGCGCTCGAGACCGCCGAGGACCTCATCGACGACGACGTCGACGTCACGTCCGACCTCGTCGAGGGCCGCCCCGCCGAGGTCCTGCTCGACGCGAGCCGCGACGCCGCACTCCTCGTGCTCGGCAGTCGTGGCCTCGGCGGGTTCCGCGGGCTGCTCGTCGGCTCGGTCACCCAGGAGTGCGCACAGCACGCGTCCTGCCCGGTGGTGGTCCACCGTTCGTGACGGACCCCGCCGGTAGGTTGACAGCGTGACGACGATCGACCTCAACAGCGACCTCGGTGAGGGCTTCGGCGCCTGGACGATGGGCGACGACCGGGCGATGCTCGACGTCGTCTCCTCGGCGAACGTCGCCTGCGGGTTCCACGCCGGCGACCCCGCGATCATGCTCGACACCTGCCGCCTCGCCGCCGAGCGGGGCGTCGCGGTCGGGGCGCACGTCGCCTACCGCGACCTCGTCGGGTTCGGTCGTCGCGCGGTCGACGTCACACCCGAGGCGCTCTACGCCGACGTCGTCCACCAGCTCGGCGCCCTGCTCGCCACGGCCCGGGTCGCCAGCACCGCGGTGACGTACGTGAAGCCCCACGGCGCCCTGTACAACACGGCCTGCGCCGACCCGGTCCAGGCCGAGGTCGTCGTCCGTGCCACGGCCGACGTGGACCCGTCCCTCGCGGTCCTCGCGCTGCCGGACTCGGAGCTCCTCCGCGCAGCGACCGCCCACGGGCTCCGCGCCGTGTCCGAGGTCTTCGCCGACCGGGCGTACGAACCCGACGGGTCCCTCGTCCCGCGCAGCCGTCCGGGCGCCGTCCTGCACGACCCGGCATCGGTCGCCGACCGGGTCCTCCGGATGGTCACCGACGGCATCGTGACCGCGGTGGACGGCTCGGTCGTCCCGGTCCGGGCGGACTCGGTGTGCGTGCACGGCGACTCCCCCGACGCCGTCGCGATGGCCCGGGCGATCCGCACGCTCCTCGACCGGCACGGGGTCGCGACCACCCCGTTCGCCCCCACACCGTGAGCGCGCCGGCCGAGCACGTCGGACCCGCCCTCGACGCGCGTCGTGCGGGTACCAGTGCGGTGCTCGTGACCTTCGGCACGCTCGCCGAGGTCACCGCGTTCCGCGCCGGACTCGAGGCCGAACCCGTGCCGGGCGTGACCGAACTCGTGTCCGGAGCCCGCACGCTGCTCGTCCGCTTCGACCCGGAACGCACCGATCCCACGCGACTCGCACCGCGCCTCCAGGCCGTCGAACCCGTCGTGCCCACCGGAGTCGACGTCGGCGAGGTGACCACGATCCCCGTCACCTACGACGGCGAGGACCTCGACACCGTCGCCGCACTGGTCGGCACCACAGCCGCCCAGCTCGTCGCCTGGCACACCGGCCAGACCTGGACGAGCGCGTTCTGCGGCTTCGCACCCGGCTTCAGCTACCTCACCGGCTCCGCCCCGTCGCTCGACCTGCCCCGACGCACCAGCGCCCGCACGTCCGTGCCCGCCGGCAGCGTCGCCCTCGCTGGCGAGTTCAGCGCCGTGTACCCGCGCGCGTCCCCCGGCGGCTGGCAGCTCATCGGCCGCACCGACGTGGCGATGTGGTCGCTCGACCGCGACCCGCCCGCGCTCGCGCCGGCCGGCACCCGGATCCGGTTCGTCGACGCCGGCCGCGCATGAGCACCCTCACCGTCCTGCAGGTCGGCCCCGGCACGTCGACGCAGGACCTCGGCCGGCCCGGGTTCAGCGACACGGGCCTCGGCGCCGGGGGTGCGGCCGACAGCGGGGCCGCGGCACTCGCCAACCGGCTGGTCGGCAACCGTCCCGACGCGGCGGTCCTGGAGGCGCTGCTCGGCTCCGTCACACTCCGCTCGGACGCGCACGTGGTCGCGTCCCTGACGGGCGCACCCTGCCCGGTGACGGTCGAGTCCGCGGACGGCCGGGTCCGCGGCGGGGCTTGCTTCGAGGTCGTCACGCTCGCACCGGGTGACGTGCTCCGGGTCGGGACGGCCACCGCGGGGCTCCGCACGTACCTCGCGGTCCGCGGAGGCCTCGCCGTCGAACCCGTGCTCGGCAGCCGCTCGTGGGACTCCCTCGCGCGCCTCGGTCCGCCTCCCGTCACGGTCGGGGACGTCCTGCCGATCGGGGACGCCGCGGATGCCTGGCCGCTCGTCGACGCCGTCGCCCCGCCGCGCTGGTCACCACCGGGCGAGGCGGTCGTGCTCGACGTCACCGCCGGACCCCGCGACGACTGGTTCACCCCGGAGTGGCGGACGGTCCTGGCCGGCCAGGTCCACCACGTCACCCCCGACAGCGACCGGGTCGGCGTGCGGACCACCGCTGCCCGGCCACTCGTCCGCGTCGTGACCCGCGAGCTGCCGAGCGAGGGCGTCGAGACCGGGTCGCTGCAGGTCCCGCCGGCGGGCCACCCCGTCCTGTTCCTCGCCGACCACCCCGTCACGGGCGGCTACCCCGTCGTCGCGGTGCTCACCCCCGCGTCGGGCGACCGCGCCGCCCAGCTCCGACCGGGCGACGCGATCCGCTTCCGCGTGCTCGACTGACTCAGCCGGCGTAGCGCGGATCGGACGCGGGGTCGTACGGCTGCCATCCCCACGAGTCGTCGTCCGACGACGGGGCGGGGTGCTCGTTCTGCCAGAGCGTGTCGACCGCGGACCACTCCGATGCGCTGCACCAGTCGAGCACGTAGGCGTCGTGGGCCGTCGGCGCCACGAACAACGACGACCTCGGGATCCGGCCCAGCGACTCCCCCCGTGCGGTCATGCACCCCTGCAGTCGGTCGAAGGCCGCGAGGTACTCGCTCCGGGTGACGACGCCGTCCTCGGTCGCCTGGTCCTGCGCCGCGCTCGCCGCGGGCATCGGGGGTGTGCGCAGCCAGCCGTACGACAGCGTCCACCCCAGGTCCCCGTCCACGCTGAGCCGGATCCGGTGCCCGGCGATCTCCGACGCCGCGTACGAGCCCGTGACGTGCGACCCGGCGGCGCACGACGCTCTGCCCCCGTCGACCCCGGACCCGCGCTCGGTGATCTCGCCGCTCCCGGTGCGACACGTGGCGACCCAGGTGAACGTGTCGGCACGGGCGGGAGCGCGTCCGACCGAGATCGTCTCGTTCGACGACCCGACCCGCCCGACCGGGCTGCCGACGACCCGCAGGTACGTCGCGCCCGACCCGCCGACGACCGTCGCGGCCTGGCTCTGCGCCTCGAGGGCGGCCGGGTCCGGACTCGCCGCCGCGGTGATCGCACCACCGGCGGCGGCGCCACCGAGGACGCACACCACCGCTCCCGCGATCGTCGCCGCCCGCCACCGTCGACGCCGCCGAGGTGTGTGCTCGACCGTGTCGACGAGCAATGCCCGCAGTGCCCGGTCGCGGTCGTCGGTGTCCCTGTTCGTGGAGGTGCTCATGATCGTGCTCCGTTCCGTTCGACGGCCGGCTGTGTCGTGGGCCCGCTCGCGGTGAGTGCCGCGGCGAGCCGGGTCCGTGCGCGGGAGAGGCGCGACTTCACCGTTCCCGGCGCGATGCCGAGTGCACCGGCGATCTCCCGCTCGCTGTAGCCCTCGAGGACCGACAGCGTGATGATCTCCTGGTCGCGGTGCCCGAGCTGCCGGAGCGCCCGGACGGCGTCCCCGTCATCGTCCCGGTCCGCGTGGTCGGGGACGGGTTCGGGTGGTGGCAACCGGTCGAGCGCGGCCCGGTACCGCCGGGCCGCGCGGGTCTGGTTGCGGGCGACGTTGGTGGCCGTGACGAGCAGCCACGGCAGGAGTGACCCGTCGACCAGCCGGACCCGAGCCCGGTTCCGCCAGGCCTCGAGGAACACGATCGCGACCGAGTCGGCCGCGTCCGTGTCGACCGGCACGAGCCGCATGCAGTGTCGCTGCACCCGGTGGCGGTGCCGGTCGAACACCCGCCCGAACGCCTCGCCGTCACCCTCGAGCGCCATCGCCCAGTCCCCGCTGTCCATACCCTGCAGTGTCCGGGACGACCGGATCGGTTCCACCCCGCCGCACCGGTCGACGGCGAGTCCGGAACACCCCGCTGCCGGGTGCGGTTGCATCCGGCAACGACGACGAAAGGTGCACCATGTCGATGACCGTCCTGCTCGAGGTCCAGCTCCGGAGCGACCTCCCCACCGAGACCACCGAGGCCGCGATCCGCGAGACCCTCGCCCAGACCGGCGCGTTCGCCGGCAACGAGTCGCTCGAGGTCCTCGTCGACGACACCGACCCGTCACGGGTCGTCGTCGTCGAGCGCTGGACGACGCCTGAGGCCCACGACGCCTACGTCGCCTGGCGCGGCACGCCCGAGGGCGCGGCGAACGCCCTCGCCGCCGTCGTCGCCGCCCCGCCGGTCACCCGTCGGTTCGGTCGGACGATCACGCTCGACTGACGCGACACCGCTGACCCGGCCCCGCTCCGGTCGATGGTCCGCCGCGGGGATGGGACGATTGGGGCATGACCGCCACGCTCGTCGCCAAGGGACTCTCCGGCGGGTACGCCGCACGCACGCTCTTCGACTCCCTCGACCTCACCGTCGCCCCGGGGGACGTCATCGGCGTCGTGGGGGTGAACGGCGCCGGCAAGTCGACCCTGCTCCGACTCCTCGCCGGGGTGGACGAGCCGCTGGCCGGCACCGTGTCGCTCGCACCGACGGACGCGTTCGTCGGCTTCCTGCCGCAGGAGCACGAACGCCTCGCGGGTGAGACCGTCGCCGCGTACATCGCCCGGCGGACCGGGTGCGCCGAGGCCACCGCGACGATGGACGCCGCAGCCGCTGCGCTCGGCGACCCCGACGCCGGTGACGCCGCGGCGGACGCCTACTCGGCGGCGCTCGACCGCTGGCTCGCGGCAGGCGCGGCCGACCTCGACGACCGCATCCCCGTCGTGCTCGCCGACCTCGGCCTGGCCGTCGGGTCGGAGGAGGACGGCGTCGGGCCGGAGTCGCTCATGACCGCGTTGTCCGGCGGGCAGGCGGCCCGCGTCGGGCTCGCCGCACTGCTGCTCTCGCGGTTCGACATCGTGCTGCTCGACGAGCCGACGAACGATCTCGACCTGGACGGCCTCGACCGGTTGGAGGGCTTCGTCCGGGGCCTCCGCGGCGGTGTCGTGCTCGTCAGCCACGACCGCGAGTTCCTGGCGCGCTCGGTGACCGCCGTCCTCGAGCTCGACCTCGCGCAGGCCACCAACCGGCTCTTCGGCGGCGGGTACGACTCCTACCTCGAGGAGCGCGAGATCGCCCGGCAGCACAAGCGCGACGCCTACGAGGAGTACGCGTCCACCAAGGCGGACCTCGTGTCCCGTGCCCGGACCCAGCGCGAGTGGTCGAGCCAGGGCGTCCGGAACGCGATGCGGAAGAGTCCCGACAACGACAAGATCCGCCGTCGTGCCGCCTCCGAGTCGAGTGAGAAGCAGGCGCAGAAGGTCCGGCAGATGGAGTCCCGCATCGCCCGGCTGGACGAGGTCGAGGAGCCGCGCAAGGAGTGGCAGCTCGAGTTCACGATCGGCAGCGCGCCCCGGTCCTCGGCGGTCGTCGCGACCCTGTCCGACGCGACGTTCACCCAGGGCGACTTCACGCTCGGGCCGGTCTCCCTGCAGGTCGACGGCGGTGACCGCATCGGCATCACGGGTCCGAACGGTGCCGGCAAGTCCACGCTCCTCCGGGCGCTGCTCGGCAAGCAGGCGCCGACGACGGGCACGGCGTCGCTCGGGTCCAGCGTCGCGGTCGGCGAGATCGACCAGGCACGCGCAGCCTTCACGGGTGACCAGCCGCTGGCCGACGCGTTCGAGGCGATCGTGCCCGAGTACACGACGGCCGACGTCCGGACCCTGCTCGCGAAGTTCGGGCTGAAGGCGGACCACGTCGGCCGTCCGGCGAACGCGCTCTCCCCCGGTGAGCGGACACGCGCCGGCCTCGCGCTCCTGCAGGCCCGCGGGGTGAACGTGCTCGTGCTCGACGAGCCCACGAACCACCTCGACCTCGCCGCGATCGAGCAGCTCGAACAGGCCCTCGACTCGTACGACGGCACCCTGCTCCTCGTCACGCACGACCGCCGCATGCTCGAGACCGTCCGCCTCGACCGGCAGTGGCGCGTCGAGGCGGGCCGCGTCACCGAGGCCTGACCCGCCCGGCCTCCACCGTGATCCGTAGGCTCGGACCATGGTCGACCTGCAACTCGCGCTGAACGGGGACACCACCCACCCGGCGATGCCCCGGACCGCCGACGAGATCGCCCGGGACGCCGCGGCCTGCGTCGCCGCCGGCGCCACCCTGCTGCACCTGCACGCGTTCGACGACGACGGGGACGAGTCGCTCGCCGCCGGTCCGGTCGGCAGGATGCTGCGCGCGGTGCGGGCGACGTGTCCGGGCATCCCGGTCAACGTCACGACGTTCGCGGCGATCGTGCCGGACCCACGGGAACGCCTCGACCTCGTGTCGTCGTGGACCGAACTGCCCGACCTCGTCGCGGCGAACCAGGGCGAAGCGGGCATCGACGACGTCAGCGAGGTGCTCGCGCGGCGCGGCGTCGGCATCGAGGCGTGCCTGCTCAGTGTCTCCGACGCCGATCGGTTCGTCCGGGCCGGTCGCCACGAGCGGTTCGTCCGGGTGGTCGTCGAGCCCCTCGTGGAGGACGTCGACGACGCCCTCGCGCTCGACGCCGAGCTGGAGTCGATGCTCGACGCCGCCGGTGTCACGCTCCCCCAGCTCCACCACGGCATCGGCGCTGCATCATGGCAGGTCAGCCGACGTGCCCTCGCCCGCGGGCACGCGATCCGCACCGGCCTCGAGGACACGTCCGTGCTCGAGGACGGGACCGCGGCGACGTCGAACCGTCA
The sequence above is a segment of the Curtobacterium sp. BH-2-1-1 genome. Coding sequences within it:
- a CDS encoding RNA polymerase sigma factor; this translates as MDSGDWAMALEGDGEAFGRVFDRHRHRVQRHCMRLVPVDTDAADSVAIVFLEAWRNRARVRLVDGSLLPWLLVTATNVARNQTRAARRYRAALDRLPPPEPVPDHADRDDDGDAVRALRQLGHRDQEIITLSVLEGYSEREIAGALGIAPGTVKSRLSRARTRLAAALTASGPTTQPAVERNGARS
- a CDS encoding putative quinol monooxygenase yields the protein MSMTVLLEVQLRSDLPTETTEAAIRETLAQTGAFAGNESLEVLVDDTDPSRVVVVERWTTPEAHDAYVAWRGTPEGAANALAAVVAAPPVTRRFGRTITLD
- a CDS encoding NADPH-dependent FMN reductase, with translation MESLNLPVVSCSLDPASVSRRLADRAAERLRSAGHRGGVIDLVDAGLGAFDNDRVFGTRAFEELHRAISDADGIVLAFPIYNWAPSSTVKALVEATGATGNGRRAAWFDKVVTFVCAAGLPHSTMATGALAQSLMLDFKCVVNPYTAYFSERDWEGEQLRPDRSERMDKTMDVHVELAHLLQGRTYSSDWEI
- a CDS encoding glyoxalase superfamily protein, with the protein product MITIEEAKRLARELSTGTDIPHSKVLEAAAHAAGLRDWNTLAALHHRQDPEKRSAPRVIPVLRVFDHAVARAFYCDYLGFEWEWQHRFEPDLPVYAQVSLDGKVLHLTEHHGDATPGGAVMLVVDDVAAYRDVLLAQRHPRSRPGLDSNDWGRTMLVIDPFGNRLQFWEPNASSRS
- a CDS encoding DUF308 domain-containing protein; its protein translation is MSGNRAPHRRLRTAVAVLGAVALAAGIAALLLPHATLVAVVWVFGIYFVVAGGTLLVRAVPGGAPVWRRVALVVVGALVVVAGVLAIVHPPVGARWLAFAIGFAWLLEGITLLYAPDTGHRALTVVAAALSFVSGLVLITLPALGAVFVVAVVGGVLIVSGVVQLVIATTWGKTPGTRITENARNTGNTGSTGT
- a CDS encoding HIT family protein, which translates into the protein MTDDHDCDFCAALAADSFEVVVRGELVVAVLDRHPINPGHLLVLPLRHATDLAALDTCEVTELALVAQRADRALRQVLGAAVEGTNLVMSNGSAADQGVPHAHLHVIPRASGDGYEFREDTSRYPVAPLDPADRAAIAAHMRDG
- a CDS encoding LamB/YcsF family protein; protein product: MTTIDLNSDLGEGFGAWTMGDDRAMLDVVSSANVACGFHAGDPAIMLDTCRLAAERGVAVGAHVAYRDLVGFGRRAVDVTPEALYADVVHQLGALLATARVASTAVTYVKPHGALYNTACADPVQAEVVVRATADVDPSLAVLALPDSELLRAATAHGLRAVSEVFADRAYEPDGSLVPRSRPGAVLHDPASVADRVLRMVTDGIVTAVDGSVVPVRADSVCVHGDSPDAVAMARAIRTLLDRHGVATTPFAPTP
- a CDS encoding LD-carboxypeptidase is translated as MAGITYPRPLVAGGHVEVPAPSMGVPEHLRGRLQDGADALTARGLSVHVRPHATTPGLVPASVTERVADLHDAFRSADVVLPPWGGELAIELVGSVDWHALAFSRAWFAGWSDISTLLLPLTTMTGLATLHGANLMDEPYELPAEFARWTDVAALPPGGTVAQRSAPRRRSRPWGAWADEVLDRDGAYDTPTRWRALDGASQVAIRGRLIGGCLETVSLLAGTSYGDVSGFARRHAPEGTIVYLEVAESNAVTALRMLTSLRLAGWFDDANGVLIGRTEGAAVPQLDQDEAVRHALGDLGIPVVLDFDTGHQPPQMPLVNGALADVVLDGPVGSITQRLV
- a CDS encoding GNAT family N-acetyltransferase, with the protein product MGETRVLPADVPEVAELEAQGWSVTARSFGAQLDADRIDRQQLQSLVDRTADIGATRPLGHDDVDAVLRLDALTAHDYPGGVATQHEPLDRGAATPTTSRPAFGTVTPDGELVAMTFVDTDGPHAETHFTVVHPGLRGRGLGQAVKAASVLALADAGTTRFRTGGSAENTAITAANAALGYVRDEEWVTLEPRPR
- a CDS encoding biotin-dependent carboxyltransferase family protein is translated as MSTLTVLQVGPGTSTQDLGRPGFSDTGLGAGGAADSGAAALANRLVGNRPDAAVLEALLGSVTLRSDAHVVASLTGAPCPVTVESADGRVRGGACFEVVTLAPGDVLRVGTATAGLRTYLAVRGGLAVEPVLGSRSWDSLARLGPPPVTVGDVLPIGDAADAWPLVDAVAPPRWSPPGEAVVLDVTAGPRDDWFTPEWRTVLAGQVHHVTPDSDRVGVRTTAARPLVRVVTRELPSEGVETGSLQVPPAGHPVLFLADHPVTGGYPVVAVLTPASGDRAAQLRPGDAIRFRVLD
- a CDS encoding allophanate hydrolase subunit 1 translates to MSAPAEHVGPALDARRAGTSAVLVTFGTLAEVTAFRAGLEAEPVPGVTELVSGARTLLVRFDPERTDPTRLAPRLQAVEPVVPTGVDVGEVTTIPVTYDGEDLDTVAALVGTTAAQLVAWHTGQTWTSAFCGFAPGFSYLTGSAPSLDLPRRTSARTSVPAGSVALAGEFSAVYPRASPGGWQLIGRTDVAMWSLDRDPPALAPAGTRIRFVDAGRA
- a CDS encoding universal stress protein produces the protein MSTAAIGRIVVGYDGSEPADAALERSLGLAARLGSPVEVVTSWRWPITWSTLPVANSWSPLHDAEEIRQQAVDLVERHGPLPVEVTTRSAEGGTPEVLLDAASDAGLLVVGSRGRGGFRGLLLGSVSAACIQHATCPVLVDRGRAATGTDGSGASGAGGAVVVGVDGSPESGRALRFAITLARGLGLPVRTITTWQWPEALNRDEPPFDHWSPEQDALATASPALETAEDLIDDDVDVTSDLVEGRPAEVLLDASRDAALLVLGSRGLGGFRGLLVGSVTQECAQHASCPVVVHRS